Proteins from one Candidatus Nitrospira nitrosa genomic window:
- a CDS encoding alpha-ketoacid dehydrogenase subunit beta codes for MRDVAERQLTFAEAIRESLDQVMEKDSRVIVIGEGVPDPKAIFNTTSGLRQKYGARRVFDMPLSENGLTGACIGAALSGIRPVMIHQRIDFALLAMDQLVNNAAKWHYMFNGKASVPMVVRMIVGRGWGQGPQHSQSLQAMFAMVPGLKVVMPTTAHDAKGMMIAAIEDDNPVLFIEHRWLHHVSDNVPDYYYRVPIGQARTLHEGSDVTVAAFSYMALEALIAAKSMSMEMGIGLDVIDMRTVRPLDVESVLTSVRKTGRLIVADTAFRTGSIAGELISQVVEQAFSFLKAPPVRIASPDFPTPTSAFMAEDYYPGPQTIADAALDLMGKTKEADGYGRMSAGLVRKGPHDAPNREFSGPF; via the coding sequence ATGCGTGATGTCGCGGAGCGTCAACTGACGTTTGCTGAAGCCATACGCGAAAGCCTGGATCAGGTGATGGAGAAGGATTCGCGCGTCATCGTGATCGGTGAGGGGGTTCCTGATCCGAAAGCGATTTTCAACACCACGTCCGGGTTGCGTCAAAAGTATGGAGCGCGTCGGGTGTTCGATATGCCGCTGTCGGAAAACGGGCTTACCGGGGCCTGTATCGGTGCGGCATTGTCTGGTATCCGGCCGGTCATGATCCATCAGCGCATTGATTTCGCTTTGTTGGCCATGGACCAGCTTGTCAACAACGCCGCCAAATGGCACTACATGTTTAATGGAAAAGCGTCGGTTCCGATGGTGGTTCGGATGATTGTGGGACGAGGGTGGGGGCAGGGGCCTCAGCATTCTCAGAGCCTGCAAGCCATGTTTGCGATGGTACCGGGACTTAAGGTTGTCATGCCGACCACGGCTCATGACGCAAAAGGCATGATGATTGCCGCTATTGAAGACGACAATCCGGTTCTGTTCATCGAACATCGATGGCTTCATCACGTCTCGGATAATGTGCCGGACTACTACTATCGGGTTCCTATCGGTCAAGCGCGGACCCTGCATGAGGGATCCGATGTGACGGTAGCAGCGTTTTCGTACATGGCGCTTGAAGCATTGATTGCGGCGAAATCAATGTCGATGGAAATGGGAATTGGGTTGGATGTCATCGACATGCGGACCGTACGCCCGCTCGATGTGGAAAGCGTACTCACTTCGGTTCGAAAAACGGGCCGTCTCATTGTTGCGGATACGGCATTTCGGACCGGCAGCATCGCCGGTGAACTGATCAGCCAGGTTGTCGAGCAGGCGTTCTCGTTTCTGAAGGCGCCTCCGGTCCGGATCGCTTCCCCAGACTTTCCGACCCCGACGTCTGCTTTTATGGCCGAGGATTACTACCCAGGCCCTCAAACAATTGCCGATGCAGCTCTCGACCTTATGGGCAAAACAAAAGAGGCGGATGGTTACGGGAGAATGTCTGCCGGGCTGGTTCGCAAAGGACCGCACGATGCTCCCAATCGCGAGTTCTCCGGTCCGTTTTAA
- a CDS encoding thiamine pyrophosphate-dependent dehydrogenase E1 component subunit alpha, giving the protein MLRIRRVEEALATRYAEQMMRCPMHLCIGQEAIAVGVCAALRKEDKVFSNHRAHGHYLAKGGDLSAMVAELYGRVTGCCGGRGGSMHLVDLDVGFMGATPIVGGTVPLAVGSAWAASLKGTPDVTVSFLGDGCFEEGVVHESLNFSALHRLPIVFVCENNDFSVYTRRDERQPNRPIYRIAEAHGMPAVAADGNDVEMVSSLVRTAVENARNGRGPQFLEFDAYRWREHCGPDFDDHLKYRSVQEIESGLNNCPIDRYKKVLMQSGCLDQQACTGIEAQIREEVSAAFEFALASSKPTIKDAWEKVYA; this is encoded by the coding sequence ATGCTCCGTATCAGGCGGGTCGAGGAAGCGCTGGCGACTCGTTATGCCGAACAGATGATGCGGTGCCCGATGCACTTGTGTATCGGACAAGAAGCTATTGCCGTCGGTGTGTGTGCCGCCCTGCGCAAAGAGGATAAAGTGTTCAGCAATCATCGCGCGCATGGTCACTACCTGGCCAAAGGTGGTGATCTCAGTGCGATGGTCGCTGAGCTGTATGGCCGTGTGACAGGTTGCTGTGGAGGCCGGGGAGGCTCCATGCATCTCGTTGATTTGGATGTCGGATTTATGGGCGCCACGCCGATTGTCGGTGGGACGGTTCCGTTAGCAGTTGGTTCCGCGTGGGCCGCCTCGCTCAAAGGAACTCCTGATGTTACGGTGAGCTTCTTGGGTGATGGGTGTTTTGAGGAAGGTGTGGTGCATGAATCGCTGAATTTCTCGGCATTACACCGGTTGCCGATCGTTTTTGTCTGCGAGAACAACGATTTTTCCGTATATACCCGCCGCGACGAACGCCAGCCCAATCGTCCCATCTATCGGATTGCCGAGGCCCACGGCATGCCCGCTGTCGCGGCAGACGGCAATGATGTGGAGATGGTTAGCTCGCTCGTACGGACAGCAGTAGAAAATGCTCGCAATGGGCGCGGACCGCAGTTCTTGGAGTTTGATGCCTACCGATGGCGAGAACACTGCGGGCCTGATTTCGATGACCATCTCAAGTACCGATCTGTACAGGAAATTGAATCGGGTCTGAATAATTGCCCGATTGATCGGTACAAGAAAGTCTTAATGCAGAGCGGCTGTCTCGATCAGCAAGCCTGTACTGGGATCGAGGCTCAGATTCGGGAAGAAGTATCCGCCGCATTCGAATTTGCCCTGGCGAGCAGCAAACCGACTATCAAGGATGCCTGGGAGAAGGTGTATGCGTGA